The following are encoded in a window of Rhodomicrobium lacus genomic DNA:
- the meaB gene encoding methylmalonyl Co-A mutase-associated GTPase MeaB, which produces MSAESLPHADQKDVEELARGVRSGNRVSVARAITLIESRKPAHRVKARLLLTTLNDAAGRALRVGITGVPGAGKSTMIDALGTLLVRKGHRVAVLAVDPSSTRSGGAILGDKTRMASLAAEENAFIRPSPSSGTLGGVARTTRETILLCEAAGFDVILVETVGVGQSEVTVAGMVDFFLLLMIAGGGDELQGIKKGVMELADLIAITKADSGNEHAARRAAGDYRAALHILTPASATWKPPVITISSRDGIGLDDLWTNVLTHRATLEATGEFTSKRRDQDVRWMHAMIEEQIRQAFLANEAATAKIAALESEVRSGVKPPSVAADEVTALIFGRG; this is translated from the coding sequence ATGAGCGCTGAATCGCTTCCGCATGCGGATCAAAAAGACGTCGAAGAACTTGCGCGGGGCGTTCGCTCCGGCAATCGCGTGTCCGTCGCGCGCGCCATCACCCTGATCGAGAGCCGAAAACCCGCGCACCGCGTGAAGGCGCGGCTTTTGCTGACGACACTGAACGATGCGGCAGGGCGCGCGCTCCGTGTCGGCATAACCGGCGTGCCGGGCGCGGGCAAGTCGACCATGATCGACGCGCTGGGAACGCTGCTTGTGCGGAAGGGGCATCGCGTGGCCGTGCTCGCGGTCGATCCGTCCTCGACGCGGTCGGGTGGCGCGATCCTTGGCGACAAGACCCGCATGGCATCGCTCGCCGCGGAAGAGAACGCATTCATTCGACCCTCCCCATCCTCGGGAACGCTCGGCGGCGTGGCGCGGACAACGCGCGAAACGATCCTCCTTTGCGAGGCGGCAGGCTTCGACGTGATCCTTGTCGAGACGGTCGGCGTCGGGCAATCCGAGGTCACGGTCGCCGGCATGGTGGATTTCTTCCTTCTGCTGATGATCGCGGGCGGCGGCGACGAATTGCAGGGCATCAAGAAAGGCGTGATGGAACTCGCCGACTTGATCGCGATTACCAAGGCCGACAGCGGTAACGAGCACGCCGCGCGCCGCGCCGCCGGAGATTATCGCGCCGCCCTCCACATCCTCACCCCCGCGAGCGCAACGTGGAAACCGCCCGTCATCACGATCTCCTCGCGCGATGGCATCGGCCTCGACGATTTGTGGACGAATGTGCTCACCCATCGCGCAACCCTCGAAGCGACAGGGGAGTTCACGTCCAAGCGCCGCGATCAGGACGTGCGCTGGATGCACGCGATGATCGAGGAGCAGATCCGGCAGGCATTTCTTGCGAACGAAGCGGCTACCGCGAAAATCGCCGCGCTCGAAAGCGAGGTACGCAGCGGCGTCAAACCGCCGTCCGTCGCCGCCGACGAGGTGACCGCCCTGATTTTCGGGCGCGGTTGA
- a CDS encoding glycosyl hydrolase family 28-related protein, with protein MDRRHFIGLGGAAALFGASAAEAAVAVAERSGRALSDFGVIANGEADQTSALQKAIDALAEAGQPILVPAGSYRVSGVQLPARATLIGTSGLSVIVAPPGRPAFECVGKESVTLRGLSFVNQGLVARECRNLTVAECEVLSSDGDGLYCGGSGLLVTGNRASSCAKAAIWVEGDGLVTNNLVSGRGRFGLRIGNAWRLGTVSVIANSIDGTSVGIGVSSAEQGYAMITMNLIAGAREGGIRALDGETIIGKDLTRGGSEAFRNLAIAANVSM; from the coding sequence ATGGATCGCAGACATTTCATAGGCTTGGGCGGAGCGGCGGCCCTGTTCGGCGCGAGCGCGGCTGAAGCGGCTGTCGCCGTCGCGGAGAGGTCCGGCAGGGCGCTCTCCGATTTCGGCGTCATCGCGAACGGCGAAGCGGATCAGACGTCCGCGCTGCAAAAGGCCATCGACGCGCTTGCCGAAGCGGGGCAGCCGATCCTCGTGCCGGCAGGAAGTTATCGTGTGTCGGGCGTCCAGCTCCCGGCCAGGGCAACGCTCATCGGAACGTCGGGCCTAAGCGTGATCGTCGCGCCACCCGGCCGCCCGGCATTCGAGTGCGTCGGCAAAGAGAGCGTGACCCTGCGCGGTCTGTCCTTCGTCAATCAGGGCCTCGTCGCGCGCGAATGCCGCAATCTGACCGTGGCAGAGTGCGAGGTTCTTTCGAGCGACGGCGACGGGCTCTATTGCGGGGGCTCGGGCCTGCTCGTCACCGGCAATCGCGCGTCCTCCTGTGCGAAAGCCGCCATCTGGGTCGAAGGCGACGGCCTCGTCACGAACAACCTTGTCAGCGGTCGCGGGCGCTTCGGCCTTCGCATCGGCAACGCGTGGCGGCTTGGCACGGTGAGCGTGATCGCCAACTCCATCGACGGGACTTCGGTCGGCATCGGCGTTTCAAGCGCCGAGCAGGGCTACGCCATGATCACGATGAATCTGATCGCCGGTGCAAGGGAAGGCGGCATACGCGCGCTCGATGGGGAGACGATAATAGGCAAGGATCTGACGCGCGGCGGCTCGGAAGCCTTTCGCAACCTCGCCATCGCCGCGAATGTGTCGATGTGA
- a CDS encoding ABC transporter ATP-binding protein: MFFSRPSQPDFVGEPVSAPRRSTEGAPFLTLDGVTLQYKTRDRIVTATYRVDFNVFKSDRYILLGPSGCGKSTLLKAVGGFIRPTEGEILLNGQKIRKPGPDRMMVFQEFDQLAPWKTVRENILFPLRATGKFSRAEAEDRAAYYIEKVKLDKFANAYPHTLSGGMKQRVAIARGMAMEPDILLMDEPFAALDALTRDRMQDELLRLWNDTRVTLLFVTHSISEAVKLGNRILLLSALPGQVKAEIGSRGDGVSDAGLETMIHDILFSDGDGAAAHAPAHV; the protein is encoded by the coding sequence ATGTTTTTCTCAAGACCGAGCCAGCCCGATTTTGTCGGCGAACCGGTGAGTGCGCCCCGACGAAGCACGGAGGGTGCGCCTTTTCTGACGCTCGATGGCGTGACGCTTCAATACAAGACGCGCGACCGCATCGTGACCGCCACCTATCGCGTGGATTTCAACGTCTTCAAATCGGACCGCTACATCCTGCTCGGCCCTTCGGGTTGCGGAAAATCGACGCTGCTGAAGGCAGTGGGCGGTTTCATCCGGCCTACCGAAGGCGAAATTCTTCTCAACGGACAGAAGATCCGGAAACCCGGCCCCGACCGCATGATGGTGTTTCAGGAGTTCGATCAGCTCGCGCCGTGGAAAACGGTCCGCGAGAACATCCTTTTTCCGCTGCGCGCCACGGGCAAGTTTTCCCGCGCCGAAGCCGAAGACCGCGCCGCGTACTACATCGAGAAGGTCAAGCTCGACAAGTTTGCGAATGCCTATCCGCATACGCTCTCGGGCGGCATGAAACAGCGCGTGGCCATCGCGCGGGGAATGGCGATGGAGCCGGACATTCTCCTGATGGACGAGCCGTTTGCGGCCCTCGACGCCCTGACCCGCGACCGGATGCAGGACGAGTTGCTGCGGCTGTGGAACGACACGCGGGTCACACTCCTGTTTGTCACGCACTCCATCAGCGAGGCCGTCAAGCTCGGCAACCGCATTCTGCTCCTGTCCGCGCTGCCGGGGCAGGTCAAGGCGGAGATCGGCTCGCGTGGCGACGGCGTTTCCGACGCGGGGCTCGAAACGATGATCCACGATATTCTCTTCTCGGACGGTGACGGCGCGGCCGCACACGCACCCGCGCATGTCTGA
- a CDS encoding ABC transporter permease, with the protein MSEPVTGAVERPDVFFETKATSAIGPTEKRISFAARLWMSGVFRKSVILVLLATAWELYARQLNNDLLFPTFFQTVTAFVDCIEDGTLPGRVWSSLKVLLTGYSLGILIAAAITVLALVTRVGDDLLETLTAMFNPLPAIALLPLALIWFGLGTQSIVFVLVHSVLWPVALNANSGFKSVSPTLRMVGRNYGLGLFATVRQILIPAALPSLITGLKVGWAFAWRTLIAAELVFGVSSGSGGLGWFIFENKNQLEIANVFAGLFTVILIGLAVEGLIFRTLEERTVRRWGMQS; encoded by the coding sequence ATGTCTGAGCCCGTGACCGGCGCCGTGGAGCGCCCCGACGTCTTCTTCGAGACAAAGGCGACGTCCGCCATCGGCCCGACCGAAAAGCGAATTTCGTTTGCCGCGCGGCTGTGGATGAGCGGCGTCTTCCGGAAGAGCGTCATCCTCGTCCTGCTCGCCACGGCGTGGGAGCTGTACGCGCGCCAGCTCAACAACGACCTGCTTTTCCCGACCTTTTTCCAGACCGTTACGGCCTTCGTCGACTGCATCGAGGACGGCACGCTGCCCGGGCGCGTCTGGTCATCGCTCAAGGTGCTGCTGACGGGCTACAGCCTCGGCATTCTGATCGCCGCGGCCATCACCGTGCTCGCTCTCGTTACGCGCGTCGGCGACGATCTCCTCGAAACGCTCACCGCGATGTTCAATCCGCTGCCCGCCATCGCGCTCTTGCCGCTGGCGCTGATCTGGTTCGGGTTGGGCACGCAGAGCATCGTTTTCGTCCTCGTTCATTCGGTACTCTGGCCTGTCGCGCTGAATGCGAATTCGGGCTTCAAGTCCGTATCGCCGACGCTGCGCATGGTCGGACGGAACTACGGCCTCGGTCTGTTCGCGACAGTGCGTCAGATCCTCATTCCTGCGGCGCTGCCAAGCCTCATCACGGGCCTCAAGGTAGGCTGGGCCTTTGCATGGCGCACGCTGATCGCGGCGGAACTCGTGTTCGGCGTCAGTTCGGGAAGCGGCGGTCTCGGCTGGTTCATCTTCGAGAACAAGAACCAGCTCGAAATCGCGAACGTCTTCGCCGGGCTTTTCACGGTGATCCTGATCGGGCTTGCGGTGGAAGGGCTGATCTTCCGCACGCTTGAGGAAAGGACCGTGCGGCGTTGGGGCATGCAGTCTTGA